Proteins encoded within one genomic window of Gloeobacter kilaueensis JS1:
- a CDS encoding class I SAM-dependent methyltransferase produces MAQPSRRWLKVGWARSLGWFQARIVQESDSYFDRVPYGNMPYAISHRGNLEVLYQHNLVTPYYLRNRRRIETAGRWILDAGCGSGFKTLALAQANPGAHIVGIDPSARSVEVARGRLAHQGFPDAEFHVLGIEDLRQLGQQFDSINCDEVLYLLPDPQAALEVLAAVLAPGGILRVNLHDRHQRAMVFRAQEAFSLVAERGGIAAEKRVDLVYRVMAALRENVHLKERIWLPTPEAQRSPEWVAVNYLLEGDRGFTIAETFALIEQAGLEGIAMVNAPAWELARLFADPASLDGDIEQLLRSLSIKEQLQLVELFQGGERLIDFWCGRSGETLPWLPIEQLNAVQREKAQVSLHPQIGTAQRRQELEEAIASNLPFDLNRGLRGPCDGEIVLDSAIARGLLPLWDGPLPLSELVDRWVALICTANPGADPERLAFELLRFIALTENFAYLLVHQQTP; encoded by the coding sequence ATGGCCCAGCCTTCCCGCAGGTGGCTCAAGGTAGGATGGGCGAGATCTCTCGGGTGGTTTCAGGCGCGGATCGTGCAGGAGAGTGACAGCTACTTCGACCGGGTGCCCTACGGCAACATGCCCTACGCGATTTCACACCGGGGCAATCTGGAGGTGCTCTATCAACACAATCTGGTGACGCCCTACTACCTGCGCAATCGGCGGCGCATCGAGACGGCGGGCCGATGGATCCTGGATGCGGGCTGCGGCAGTGGCTTCAAGACCCTGGCTCTCGCCCAGGCCAATCCGGGGGCGCACATCGTCGGCATCGATCCTTCGGCGAGATCGGTGGAGGTGGCGAGGGGCCGCCTCGCCCACCAGGGGTTTCCAGACGCAGAATTTCACGTCCTGGGTATCGAAGATCTGCGGCAGTTGGGACAGCAATTCGACTCCATCAACTGCGACGAAGTGCTCTACCTGCTGCCGGATCCGCAAGCGGCGCTGGAGGTGCTGGCGGCAGTGCTCGCTCCCGGCGGCATCCTGCGGGTGAATCTCCACGACCGGCACCAGCGGGCGATGGTCTTCCGCGCCCAGGAGGCATTCTCGCTGGTGGCTGAGCGGGGCGGGATCGCCGCTGAGAAACGGGTGGATCTGGTCTACCGGGTGATGGCCGCCCTGCGGGAGAACGTTCACCTCAAAGAGCGCATCTGGCTGCCCACGCCCGAAGCGCAGCGCTCGCCGGAGTGGGTGGCGGTGAATTATCTACTGGAAGGGGACAGGGGTTTTACGATTGCCGAAACCTTTGCCCTGATCGAGCAGGCGGGCCTCGAAGGGATCGCGATGGTGAACGCCCCGGCCTGGGAGCTGGCCCGGCTCTTTGCGGATCCGGCAAGTCTGGATGGGGATATCGAGCAGTTGCTGCGCAGTCTGAGCATCAAAGAACAGTTGCAGCTGGTGGAGCTATTTCAAGGCGGCGAGCGGCTCATCGACTTCTGGTGTGGGCGGTCGGGTGAAACCTTGCCCTGGTTGCCCATCGAGCAGTTGAATGCCGTCCAGCGAGAAAAAGCACAGGTCAGCCTGCATCCGCAGATCGGCACTGCCCAAAGGCGGCAGGAGCTGGAGGAAGCGATTGCCTCCAATCTGCCCTTTGACCTCAATCGCGGTCTGCGCGGACCCTGCGACGGCGAGATCGTGCTTGACAGTGCGATTGCGCGGGGGCTTTTGCCCCTCTGGGATGGGCCGCTGCCCCTCAGCGAACTTGTCGATCGCTGGGTGGCGCTTATCTGCACGGCGAATCCAGGAGCGGACCCGGAGCGGCTCGCCTTCGAGCTGCTGCGATTTATCGCCCTCACCGAAAACTTTGCCTACCTGCTGGTCCACCAGCAAACTCCCTAG
- a CDS encoding class I SAM-dependent methyltransferase, whose product MESNSGTEQSLRKYYDRVPYPANPIDETLSENADVLYIHNFLTPYYLRNRALPPTRPLRLLDAGCGSGFKTLALAQANPDARIVGIDLSDMSLQIARQRLVRHGYGQTEFFALPVERVGELGETFDYINCDEVLYLLPDPEAALRALKAVLAPGGILRTNLHNRYQREPLYRAQRAFRLMNTAGDLQEEAQADLVRQVMNNLKDSVYLKHVCWNGQSDQKERSEWIEMNYLLEGDKGFTVPEMFELLERTELEFIGMVQWPQWELLDLFQDPESVPSEFERIYRALPLPQRLHLYELIQGKHRLLDFWCGHPGEGQLHAPFRHWSDAELDRCSVRLHPQLTTGALKAQLLASIETNGEFHLNAFLHEPGGADFVMMNKIARGLLPLWDGPQLLGPFLDAWTTQTLALAAADGIDLAFESMCQDLKMFILQTEMFAYTLVGRGS is encoded by the coding sequence ATGGAGAGCAATTCCGGTACCGAGCAAAGCCTCCGCAAGTACTACGACCGGGTGCCCTATCCGGCCAACCCGATCGACGAGACGCTCAGCGAAAACGCCGACGTCCTTTATATCCACAATTTTTTGACGCCCTACTACCTGCGCAACCGCGCCCTGCCCCCTACCCGGCCCCTTCGTCTACTTGATGCCGGTTGTGGCAGCGGTTTCAAGACCCTGGCGCTGGCCCAGGCCAACCCGGATGCCCGCATCGTGGGCATTGACCTGTCGGATATGTCGCTGCAGATTGCTCGCCAGCGGCTCGTCCGCCACGGCTACGGGCAGACAGAATTTTTTGCCCTGCCGGTCGAGCGGGTGGGAGAGCTGGGAGAGACATTCGACTACATCAACTGCGACGAAGTGCTCTACCTGCTACCGGACCCGGAAGCGGCGCTCAGGGCTTTGAAGGCGGTGCTCGCCCCCGGCGGCATTCTGCGCACCAACCTCCACAACCGCTACCAGCGCGAACCGCTCTACCGCGCCCAGCGCGCCTTTCGGCTGATGAACACCGCAGGAGATCTGCAGGAAGAAGCCCAGGCGGATCTGGTGCGCCAGGTAATGAACAACCTCAAAGACAGCGTCTATCTCAAGCACGTCTGCTGGAACGGCCAGTCCGACCAGAAGGAGCGCAGCGAGTGGATCGAGATGAACTATCTATTGGAGGGCGACAAGGGCTTTACGGTGCCGGAGATGTTCGAGCTACTGGAGCGGACGGAACTGGAATTTATCGGCATGGTGCAGTGGCCGCAGTGGGAATTATTGGATCTGTTTCAAGATCCGGAGAGTGTGCCAAGCGAGTTCGAGCGCATCTACCGGGCACTGCCCTTACCGCAGCGGCTGCACCTGTACGAACTGATCCAGGGCAAGCACCGCCTGCTCGATTTCTGGTGCGGCCACCCTGGCGAAGGGCAACTGCACGCTCCCTTCCGGCACTGGAGCGATGCGGAACTCGATCGCTGCAGCGTGCGGCTGCATCCGCAACTGACCACCGGGGCGCTCAAGGCCCAGCTGCTGGCCAGCATCGAGACGAACGGCGAATTTCATCTCAACGCCTTTTTGCACGAGCCGGGCGGTGCCGACTTTGTGATGATGAACAAGATCGCTCGCGGTCTGTTGCCGCTCTGGGATGGTCCTCAGCTCCTTGGCCCTTTTCTTGACGCCTGGACCACCCAGACTCTGGCCCTCGCTGCCGCTGACGGCATCGATCTGGCCTTCGAGTCGATGTGCCAGGATCTGAAGATGTTTATTCTGCAGACCGAGATGTTCGCCTATACCCTTGTTGGGCGCGGGAGTTGA
- a CDS encoding 2-dehydropantoate 2-reductase encodes MKICIYGAGAIGGLLGVRLAKAGEEVTLIARGPHLEAMRKNGVTLHSGGETFVAHPHCTDDPEAVGVQDFVIVTLKAHSLPPIVSQMRPLLGEGTAVVNAMNGVPWWYFYKLSGPWQDKRVASVDPDGCIWETIGPERAIGCVVYPACTVIAPGVIAHEYGDRFLLGEPDGSRSERCLTLSTALGKAGFKAPVRTEIRNEIWVKLWGNLSFNPISALTGATLEEIATSPDTQPVVRRMMGEAQAIAERLGVTFAIDLDKRIAGAAAVGPHKTSMLQDLEAGRTLEIDALVGAVQELGRLVDVPTPAIDTVLGLVRQRARLAGCLG; translated from the coding sequence ATGAAAATCTGCATCTACGGTGCTGGGGCAATCGGCGGCTTGCTCGGGGTGCGGCTCGCCAAAGCGGGCGAGGAGGTGACGCTCATCGCTCGCGGTCCTCACCTGGAGGCGATGCGCAAAAATGGCGTCACCCTGCACAGCGGCGGTGAAACTTTTGTTGCCCATCCGCACTGCACCGACGATCCAGAGGCAGTGGGAGTACAGGACTTTGTGATTGTCACCCTCAAGGCCCATTCCCTGCCGCCGATTGTCTCCCAGATGCGGCCTTTACTGGGAGAGGGGACTGCCGTGGTCAACGCGATGAACGGCGTGCCCTGGTGGTACTTTTACAAGTTGTCTGGTCCCTGGCAGGATAAGCGGGTGGCGAGCGTCGATCCCGATGGCTGCATCTGGGAGACGATTGGCCCCGAGCGGGCGATCGGCTGCGTCGTCTACCCGGCCTGCACGGTGATCGCTCCCGGTGTGATCGCCCACGAGTACGGCGATCGCTTCTTGTTGGGCGAGCCGGATGGCAGCCGCTCCGAGCGCTGTCTCACCTTGAGCACGGCCCTGGGTAAGGCCGGTTTCAAAGCGCCGGTGCGCACCGAGATTCGCAACGAGATCTGGGTAAAGCTCTGGGGCAACCTCTCCTTTAATCCGATCAGCGCCCTCACCGGTGCCACCCTCGAAGAAATTGCCACCTCCCCCGACACCCAGCCGGTGGTCCGCCGGATGATGGGCGAAGCGCAGGCGATCGCCGAGCGCCTCGGGGTCACCTTTGCTATCGACCTCGACAAGCGCATCGCCGGAGCGGCTGCCGTCGGTCCCCACAAGACCTCGATGCTCCAGGATCTCGAAGCGGGCCGCACCTTAGAGATCGACGCCCTGGTGGGTGCTGTTCAGGAATTGGGCCGCCTCGTAGATGTTCCCACGCCTGCGATCGACACCGTACTCGGCCTGGTGCGCCAGCGCGCCCGCCTTGCTGGTTGCCTGGGCTAG